The following coding sequences lie in one Variovorax terrae genomic window:
- a CDS encoding GNAT family N-acetyltransferase, translating to MPELLIEGAKVALRRFSAGDIGDDYLGWLNDPLLMRYSNQRFAHHNRQSSLRYLASFEDSPNFFLSVRDRANDRLLGTMTAYVSPHHGTADMGILIGAAEARGRGVGLDAWCTLMAWLLAKQGLRKVTAGTLACNTSMLRLVHDSGMEAEGVRRQQEIVNGAPQDILYFARFRDA from the coding sequence ATGCCCGAGCTTTTGATCGAAGGCGCAAAGGTTGCCCTGCGGCGCTTCAGCGCTGGCGACATCGGCGACGATTACCTCGGCTGGCTCAACGACCCGCTGCTGATGCGCTACAGCAACCAGCGCTTCGCGCACCACAACCGGCAAAGCAGCCTGCGCTACCTTGCGTCATTCGAAGACTCTCCGAATTTCTTCTTGAGCGTGCGCGACCGCGCCAACGACCGACTGCTCGGCACCATGACCGCCTATGTTTCGCCGCACCACGGCACGGCCGACATGGGCATCCTGATCGGTGCAGCAGAAGCACGCGGCCGCGGCGTCGGGCTTGACGCATGGTGCACCCTGATGGCCTGGCTACTCGCCAAACAGGGCCTGCGCAAGGTCACGGCCGGCACCCTGGCCTGCAATACCTCGATGCTCAGGCTTGTCCACGACTCAGGCATGGAGGCCGAGGGTGTGCGCCGACAGCAGGAAATCGTCAATGGCGCACCGCAGGACATCCTGTACTTCGCGCGGTTCCGCGATGCTTGA
- a CDS encoding N-acetylneuraminate synthase family protein → MSSIENTLHINGKAIGKGFPTYFIADIAANHDSDLGRAKELIHLCAEAGADAAKFQHFTASTIVSDHGFRSLGGDQSHQASWKKSVFEVYKDASISLDWTETLKETCDQAGIAFFTSPYSMALVEHIDPFVPAYKIGSGDITWTAMIEYIARKGKPYILASGASTFDDVHRAVSAGLAVNPQMCLMQCNTNYTASLENFHYIKLNVLNTYRSMYPDLVLGLSDHTPGHATVLGAVALGARMIEKHFTDDVDRVGPDHKFSMDPRTWREMVERTRELENALGNGVKLVEPNERQTVVLQRRAIRAKTALSAGALIEETDLEVLRPCPADAIPPYLLPEVVGRKLRHDVVTGSHLKWTDLE, encoded by the coding sequence ACATCGCGGCCAACCATGACAGCGACCTCGGGCGCGCGAAGGAACTGATCCATCTGTGCGCCGAGGCCGGCGCCGACGCAGCCAAGTTTCAGCACTTTACGGCGTCGACCATCGTCAGCGACCACGGCTTTCGCAGCCTTGGTGGTGACCAATCGCATCAGGCCAGCTGGAAAAAATCCGTGTTCGAGGTCTACAAGGACGCCAGCATCAGCCTCGACTGGACCGAGACACTCAAGGAGACCTGCGACCAGGCCGGCATCGCATTTTTCACGAGCCCGTATTCGATGGCGTTGGTCGAGCATATCGACCCCTTCGTGCCAGCCTACAAGATCGGCTCGGGCGACATCACCTGGACCGCGATGATCGAATACATCGCGCGCAAGGGCAAGCCCTATATCCTGGCCAGTGGCGCCTCGACCTTCGACGACGTGCATCGCGCGGTATCGGCCGGACTGGCTGTCAACCCGCAAATGTGCCTGATGCAATGCAACACCAACTACACCGCGAGCCTTGAGAACTTTCATTACATCAAGCTCAATGTGCTCAACACCTACCGCTCGATGTACCCGGATCTCGTGCTCGGCCTCAGCGACCACACGCCGGGCCACGCGACAGTGCTGGGTGCGGTCGCGCTCGGCGCGCGCATGATCGAAAAGCACTTCACCGACGATGTCGACCGTGTCGGCCCCGACCACAAGTTCTCGATGGATCCGCGCACTTGGCGCGAGATGGTCGAGCGCACGCGCGAACTCGAAAACGCTCTCGGCAACGGCGTCAAGCTGGTCGAACCCAACGAACGCCAGACCGTGGTGCTGCAACGCCGTGCGATCCGGGCAAAAACTGCGCTCAGCGCTGGCGCATTGATTGAGGAAACCGACCTCGAGGTGCTGCGCCCGTGCCCAGCCGACGCGATCCCGCCTTACCTCTTGCCCGAAGTCGTCGGACGCAAGCTGCGTCACGACGTGGTCACTGGAAGCCACCTCAAATGGACCGATCTCGAATAG
- a CDS encoding amidase: MNGRLPSIAAILQGYRDASLTPLDVARHYIEAYREQEPRYHAWECFDEALFLAQAQAATERLRAGEAPRALEGIPFAVKDIFNTADFPTQMGSALWKGFTPGNDARVLYDIKRLGAIVPGKTVTAEFAVHSLGKTINPHAADRTPGTSSSGSAVAVASGMAPVALGTQTAGSIIRPASFCGIWGCKPSFGLVPRTGILKTTDSLDSVGFFVNHAADLEPVFDALRVHGRNFPISDAALGDAARQAAPEGRPWKVALVRPHVWRHAPAYATEAFDAWCARLAAHPRFELREAALPASMARSHVVHETIYNKALAYYFQEEFKRAELISPVMNRLITAGQLVTPAEYQAALAEQVAMVRDMDDFFADADIVVTLSTAGEAPPREQEEAPDSALMWTLTQLAAVSAPVFSSPAGLPFGLQLVARRYNDPLLFRFIAEAGAHGLMTPTAPV; encoded by the coding sequence ATGAACGGCCGTCTGCCAAGCATTGCCGCGATCCTGCAGGGCTACCGCGACGCCAGCCTGACGCCGCTCGACGTGGCACGGCACTACATCGAAGCCTATCGTGAGCAGGAACCGCGCTACCACGCGTGGGAGTGTTTCGACGAGGCGTTGTTCCTCGCGCAAGCGCAGGCCGCGACCGAGCGCCTGCGCGCCGGCGAGGCGCCGCGCGCGCTCGAGGGTATACCGTTCGCCGTCAAAGACATCTTCAACACGGCCGACTTTCCGACCCAGATGGGCAGTGCGCTTTGGAAGGGCTTCACGCCCGGCAACGACGCGCGCGTGCTCTACGACATCAAGCGTCTCGGTGCAATCGTGCCGGGCAAGACGGTGACGGCCGAGTTTGCCGTGCACTCGCTTGGCAAGACGATCAACCCGCACGCGGCCGACCGCACGCCGGGCACTTCGTCGAGCGGTTCGGCCGTTGCAGTGGCCTCGGGCATGGCGCCGGTCGCGCTCGGGACGCAGACCGCCGGCTCGATTATCCGGCCCGCGAGTTTTTGCGGGATCTGGGGTTGCAAGCCCTCGTTCGGCCTGGTGCCGCGCACGGGGATCCTGAAGACCACCGACAGCCTCGACAGCGTCGGGTTTTTTGTGAATCACGCGGCCGACCTCGAACCGGTGTTCGACGCTCTGCGCGTGCATGGTCGCAACTTCCCGATCAGCGACGCGGCGCTCGGCGACGCGGCGCGTCAGGCCGCGCCTGAGGGCCGGCCTTGGAAGGTCGCGCTGGTCCGGCCGCATGTGTGGCGCCATGCGCCGGCTTACGCGACCGAGGCCTTCGACGCTTGGTGTGCGCGGCTTGCCGCGCATCCGCGCTTCGAACTGCGCGAGGCAGCGCTGCCCGCCTCGATGGCGCGTTCGCATGTCGTGCACGAGACCATCTACAACAAGGCGCTGGCCTATTATTTTCAAGAGGAGTTCAAGCGTGCCGAGCTGATCTCGCCGGTCATGAACCGGCTCATCACGGCCGGCCAGCTTGTGACACCGGCCGAGTACCAGGCCGCGCTTGCCGAGCAGGTCGCGATGGTGCGCGACATGGACGATTTTTTTGCCGATGCCGATATCGTTGTGACCCTGAGCACGGCCGGTGAGGCGCCGCCACGAGAGCAGGAGGAGGCGCCCGACTCGGCGCTCATGTGGACATTGACGCAACTGGCAGCCGTCAGCGCGCCGGTATTCTCGTCGCCGGCCGGCCTACCATTCGGTCTGCAGCTGGTGGCGCGCCGGTACAACGATCCGCTGCTGTTCCGGTTTATCGCCGAGGCTGGCGCGCACGGGCTGATGACGCCGACCGCGCCGGTTTAG
- a CDS encoding glycosyltransferase family 2 protein produces MIPALNEAASIAGVVAAACAYGRCIVVDDGSSDGTAEAARAAGALVVSHPANRGYDAALDSGFREADRMDCEVVITLDADGQHTPELLVEFVAKLKAGAAVVLGVRDRKARLAEHVFAWYTRRFGIADPLCGMKAYRIDVYRALGHFDAYRSIGSELALFAARNGYRLASVPVKVRDRVGEPRFGRKLSANLKIFRALALSL; encoded by the coding sequence GTGATCCCTGCGCTCAACGAGGCCGCGAGCATTGCCGGTGTCGTCGCCGCCGCGTGCGCCTATGGTCGGTGCATCGTGGTTGACGACGGCTCGAGCGACGGCACCGCCGAGGCCGCGCGCGCGGCCGGTGCGCTGGTCGTCAGCCACCCCGCCAACCGCGGCTATGACGCGGCGCTCGATAGCGGCTTTCGCGAGGCCGACCGCATGGACTGCGAGGTCGTCATCACCCTCGACGCTGACGGCCAGCACACCCCTGAACTGCTCGTCGAATTCGTTGCCAAGCTAAAAGCCGGCGCCGCCGTCGTGCTCGGCGTGCGCGACCGCAAAGCGCGGCTGGCCGAGCATGTGTTCGCCTGGTATACGCGGCGCTTCGGCATCGCCGACCCGCTCTGCGGCATGAAGGCCTATCGCATCGACGTCTATCGCGCGCTTGGGCACTTCGATGCCTATCGATCGATAGGGTCCGAGCTCGCGCTGTTCGCCGCGCGCAACGGCTATCGGCTCGCAAGCGTGCCGGTCAAGGTGCGCGATCGCGTCGGCGAGCCGCGCTTCGGCCGCAAGCTCTCGGCCAACCTCAAGATTTTCCGCGCGCTCGCGCTCTCCCTATGA
- a CDS encoding N-acetyl sugar amidotransferase: MSSFKPPFQGRPSTFTVYTDEKNAHADKPFPKLQYCVRCCVPQTQEGVVFDELGVCQACQSAEQKIHIDWAERERDLRATLEAAKAQAGNNYDCIIPISGGKDSTFQLHVLTKIYGMKPLAVTFSHNWYSETGWYNLQNSLEQFNVDHIMFTPNRSLVNRIAKHSLAGIGDSCWHCHAGVGAFPLQAAVRFNIPLLVWGESIAESSGRASYKNPVRKFDREYFTKVSAKLRPDQMVRDDLSERDLYPFNVPSAEECERVGVYGIHLGDYIFWDDERQTEFVRDVYGWRETQIEGSYKRYKSAECIMPGVHDYANYLKRGYGRATFHSSVDVRAGLLSRDEAWQLIRDNDGVRPEGLDYYLKITGMTEEEFHATMEGHRRPELKNVVIPIYPKSSPNEEKLVPHPQQLIEKVQAETAVPQAPADDKAGP; this comes from the coding sequence ATGAGCAGCTTCAAACCACCTTTCCAGGGACGACCTTCGACCTTCACCGTGTACACCGACGAAAAGAATGCGCATGCGGACAAGCCGTTCCCGAAACTCCAGTATTGCGTGCGCTGCTGCGTGCCGCAGACCCAGGAAGGCGTGGTGTTCGACGAGCTGGGTGTTTGCCAGGCCTGTCAGTCGGCGGAGCAAAAGATCCATATCGACTGGGCTGAGCGCGAGCGCGACCTGCGCGCTACGCTGGAGGCCGCCAAGGCTCAGGCCGGCAACAACTACGACTGCATCATCCCGATCAGCGGTGGCAAGGACAGCACTTTCCAGCTCCATGTGTTGACCAAGATCTACGGCATGAAGCCGCTGGCGGTGACCTTCAGCCACAACTGGTATAGCGAAACCGGCTGGTACAACCTGCAGAACTCGCTGGAGCAGTTCAACGTGGACCACATCATGTTCACGCCCAACCGCAGCCTGGTGAACCGCATCGCCAAGCATTCCCTTGCTGGCATTGGCGACTCGTGCTGGCATTGCCACGCCGGCGTCGGTGCGTTTCCGCTGCAGGCCGCCGTGCGCTTCAATATTCCGCTGCTGGTCTGGGGCGAGTCGATCGCCGAAAGCTCGGGCCGCGCCTCGTATAAAAACCCGGTGCGTAAGTTCGACCGCGAGTACTTCACGAAGGTTTCGGCCAAGCTACGGCCCGACCAGATGGTGCGCGATGATCTCAGCGAGCGTGACCTCTACCCATTCAACGTGCCCTCGGCCGAGGAGTGCGAGCGCGTTGGCGTCTATGGTATCCATCTCGGTGACTACATCTTCTGGGACGACGAACGCCAGACCGAGTTCGTGCGCGATGTCTATGGCTGGCGTGAGACGCAGATCGAGGGCTCGTACAAACGCTACAAAAGTGCCGAGTGCATCATGCCCGGTGTGCACGACTACGCCAATTACCTGAAGCGCGGTTATGGCCGGGCGACCTTTCATTCGAGTGTCGACGTACGCGCCGGCCTGCTGAGCCGCGACGAGGCTTGGCAGCTGATTCGCGACAACGACGGCGTGCGTCCCGAGGGCCTCGACTATTACCTCAAGATCACGGGCATGACCGAAGAGGAGTTTCACGCGACGATGGAGGGCCATCGACGGCCGGAGCTCAAGAACGTGGTGATCCCGATCTATCCGAAATCGTCACCGAACGAGGAAAAACTCGTGCCACATCCGCAGCAGCTCATCGAGAAGGTGCAGGCCGAAACCGCCGTCCCACAGGCCCCGGCCGACGACAAGGCTGGCCCATGA
- a CDS encoding DegT/DnrJ/EryC1/StrS family aminotransferase, translated as MNQQTLALLGGTPVVQTEFKPFNTIGDEEIAAATSVIRSGVLSAYIGAPGAAFMGGPRVRAFEDAAAKHFSVRHAIAVNSWTSGLIAAVGAIGLEPGDEVITSPWTMVATATAVLHWNGIPVFADIDPQTFNIDPASVEKLITPRTRAIMAVDIFGQSCDIRALRDIATRHKLKLLCDTAQSPGATYYGKATGTLADIGGFSLNYHKHIHCGEGGILVTEDDRYAERLRLIRNHAEAVIDSNDPHELSNMLGYNFRLGEIEAAIATEQLKKLGPNIEGRQRVAAQFNAGLAALPGLTTPRVADGCTHVYYVYGMTLDTAALGVPREKIVAALRAEGLPGIMSGYQNVHLYPLFQNRIAYGSQGFPWNSPYCEREISYARGICPVAERLHAETFMGINICLNDYSADDVRIVISAFEKVWNNLDALRAAA; from the coding sequence ATGAACCAACAAACCCTGGCACTGCTCGGCGGCACCCCTGTGGTGCAGACCGAATTCAAGCCGTTCAACACCATTGGCGATGAAGAGATCGCGGCCGCAACATCCGTCATTCGCAGCGGCGTACTATCGGCCTATATTGGCGCGCCGGGCGCGGCGTTCATGGGCGGCCCCAGGGTACGTGCGTTCGAAGATGCCGCGGCGAAGCATTTCAGCGTCAGACATGCAATCGCCGTCAACTCGTGGACCTCAGGCCTGATCGCGGCAGTCGGCGCGATTGGCCTTGAACCCGGCGACGAGGTCATCACAAGCCCCTGGACCATGGTCGCGACGGCCACGGCCGTGCTGCATTGGAACGGCATCCCGGTGTTCGCCGACATCGACCCGCAAACCTTCAACATCGATCCAGCCAGCGTCGAGAAGCTCATCACGCCGCGCACGCGCGCGATCATGGCGGTCGACATCTTCGGCCAGTCCTGCGACATACGTGCGCTGCGCGACATCGCCACGCGCCACAAGCTCAAGCTGCTCTGCGACACCGCGCAGTCGCCCGGCGCGACCTACTATGGCAAGGCCACCGGCACCTTGGCCGACATCGGCGGCTTCAGCCTCAATTACCACAAGCACATCCACTGCGGCGAAGGCGGTATCCTGGTCACAGAAGACGATCGTTACGCCGAGCGCCTGCGATTGATCCGCAATCACGCGGAAGCGGTGATCGACAGCAACGATCCGCACGAGCTCTCGAACATGCTCGGCTACAACTTCCGGCTCGGCGAGATTGAGGCCGCGATCGCGACCGAGCAGCTCAAGAAGCTCGGCCCCAATATCGAAGGCCGCCAACGCGTCGCAGCGCAGTTCAATGCCGGGCTGGCGGCCCTGCCCGGCCTCACGACGCCGCGCGTCGCAGACGGCTGCACCCATGTCTATTACGTCTACGGCATGACGCTCGACACGGCCGCACTCGGCGTGCCGCGCGAAAAGATCGTCGCGGCGCTGCGCGCCGAAGGCCTGCCGGGCATCATGAGCGGCTACCAGAACGTCCACCTCTATCCGCTGTTCCAGAACCGCATCGCCTATGGCAGCCAAGGCTTCCCATGGAACTCTCCGTATTGCGAGCGCGAGATCAGCTACGCGCGCGGCATCTGCCCGGTCGCTGAAAGGCTGCACGCCGAGACCTTCATGGGTATCAACATCTGCCTCAATGACTACTCGGCCGACGACGTCAGGATCGTGATCAGTGCGTTCGAGAAGGTCTGGAACAATCTCGACGCACTGCGCGCGGCGGCCTGA
- the asnB gene encoding asparagine synthase (glutamine-hydrolyzing) codes for MCGIFGYWDRAREPLADAALGVMAQKLLHRGPDDEGIWHQPQRGVAIGNRRLSIIDIGGGHQPFVSDDGRVAVVQNGEIFNYIELADELRRQGVRLKTASDTEVILRLYEREGIGFVSKLNGMFAIAIDDAREDAMYLIRDRIGVKPLYVADDGRRAVFASEIKAILPIVQAQRSQSAIDLVAIHHYLTFNYIPAPWTIHQGIRHVMPGTWMKFTRSGVQTQRWWSLADQHERDHGFGEWAEEFMAILDDATRIRLRADVPWGAFLSGGVDSSTIVGLMARHVKEPVKTFCIGFEDPRYDESAFAAEAARRFGCDHTMEVAELNMLARWPQVLYHLDQPHGDASFMPTLRVSELAAKHVKVVLTGDGGDELFAGYDKYAAWFARPGAGVLDAAAFQRGYFDSISLFSPQAKLALYRPELAAQLRDIDSFEMAARPWFDEAGHFDRINQALYLDMQLLLSGNNLVKPDRMGMAVSIEARTPFLDWRMMEFAFRSRGATKLDMASGDKKHWYKKAAVPLIGEDLAYRRKQMFTVPVGEWFRDASYLWLRETLQGSELLGRVFDGARITALLEAHRQGTANHTRELRAIAALALWEHAA; via the coding sequence ATGTGCGGCATCTTTGGCTACTGGGACCGGGCGCGCGAGCCGCTGGCCGACGCGGCGCTGGGCGTGATGGCGCAGAAACTGTTGCATCGCGGCCCGGACGACGAAGGCATCTGGCATCAGCCGCAGCGCGGCGTGGCCATCGGCAACCGGCGCCTGTCCATCATCGACATCGGCGGCGGCCACCAGCCTTTCGTGAGCGACGACGGCCGGGTGGCCGTGGTGCAGAACGGCGAGATATTCAACTACATCGAACTGGCGGACGAGCTGCGCCGCCAGGGCGTGCGGCTCAAGACCGCGTCGGACACCGAGGTGATCCTGCGGCTGTACGAGCGCGAGGGCATCGGCTTCGTGAGCAAGCTCAACGGCATGTTCGCGATCGCCATCGACGATGCGCGCGAGGACGCGATGTACCTGATCCGCGACCGCATCGGTGTCAAGCCGCTGTACGTGGCCGACGACGGCCGGCGCGCGGTGTTTGCCTCGGAAATCAAGGCGATTCTGCCCATAGTCCAGGCGCAGCGGTCACAGAGTGCTATCGATTTGGTAGCAATCCACCACTACCTCACGTTCAACTACATTCCCGCGCCCTGGACCATCCATCAGGGTATCCGGCATGTGATGCCCGGCACCTGGATGAAATTCACGCGCAGCGGCGTGCAGACGCAGCGCTGGTGGAGCCTGGCCGACCAGCACGAGCGCGACCACGGTTTTGGCGAATGGGCCGAGGAGTTCATGGCCATCCTCGACGACGCGACCCGCATCCGCCTGCGCGCCGACGTGCCCTGGGGTGCCTTTCTCTCGGGCGGCGTCGATTCAAGCACCATCGTCGGCCTGATGGCGCGCCACGTGAAGGAGCCGGTGAAGACCTTCTGCATCGGCTTCGAAGACCCGCGCTACGACGAATCGGCCTTCGCCGCCGAGGCCGCGCGGCGCTTCGGCTGCGACCACACCATGGAGGTGGCCGAACTCAACATGCTGGCCCGCTGGCCCCAGGTGCTGTACCACCTGGACCAGCCGCATGGCGACGCCTCCTTCATGCCGACGCTGCGCGTGAGTGAGCTGGCGGCCAAACACGTGAAGGTGGTGCTGACAGGGGACGGCGGCGACGAGTTGTTCGCGGGCTACGACAAGTACGCGGCCTGGTTCGCCCGGCCCGGCGCCGGGGTGCTCGATGCCGCAGCCTTTCAGCGCGGCTATTTCGACTCGATCTCGCTGTTCAGCCCGCAGGCCAAGCTGGCCCTGTACCGGCCCGAGCTGGCGGCGCAGCTCAGAGACATCGACAGCTTCGAGATGGCGGCCCGGCCCTGGTTCGACGAAGCCGGCCATTTCGACCGCATCAATCAGGCGCTGTACCTCGACATGCAATTGCTGCTCTCGGGCAACAACCTGGTCAAGCCCGACCGCATGGGCATGGCCGTGAGCATCGAGGCGCGCACGCCGTTCCTGGACTGGCGCATGATGGAGTTCGCCTTCCGCTCGCGCGGCGCGACCAAGCTCGACATGGCCAGCGGCGACAAGAAGCACTGGTACAAGAAGGCCGCGGTGCCGCTGATCGGCGAGGACCTGGCCTACCGCAGGAAGCAGATGTTCACGGTGCCGGTGGGGGAGTGGTTCCGCGACGCGAGTTACCTGTGGCTGCGCGAGACCCTGCAGGGCAGTGAACTGCTGGGCCGAGTGTTCGACGGCGCGCGCATCACGGCGTTGCTCGAGGCGCACCGCCAGGGCACGGCCAACCACACGCGTGAGCTGCGCGCGATCGCCGCGCTGGCGCTCTGGGAGCACGCCGCATGA
- a CDS encoding UDP-glycosyltransferase: MKTQAQAGAAGGGVLFVTYGNGHIAKVAPVVRALEARGVPCVVMALTLGYRQAVRLGFTPVGYQDFTALVDLPRVMAYGRTLLDGNCHPDVDEDESVCYLGINYAEWVDSFGEAGAAEKYALMGRRGFLPLNFIGKVIDHLKPALVVSTSSPRSEQAAIEAAVARGIPALTMMDLFALPHDNFLRQSVYADRITVLSEFVKHNLAAAGVDAARIEVTGCPAYDAMFDTANAEAGRKLREALGWEHCRVLMWAGNLEEDAPNVDDCYRGTGLGMLVEGRLRQWVESHPDAALLIRYHPNQYHLFPLPAPHPRIYFSNPATDRLQPQLHAADMVLVQTSTVGFEAALIGKRLLTLSFSPMVINFDFDYGVLGLGEGIASLDELVSVIDRPPGRRVDRSAFPPPGAATPRVVSVIENLLKRAPRTGQT, from the coding sequence ATGAAGACGCAGGCGCAAGCGGGTGCGGCCGGCGGCGGCGTGCTCTTCGTGACCTACGGCAATGGCCACATCGCCAAGGTTGCGCCGGTCGTCAGGGCGCTCGAGGCGCGCGGCGTGCCCTGCGTGGTGATGGCTCTGACCCTTGGCTACCGCCAGGCCGTGCGGCTCGGTTTCACGCCGGTCGGCTACCAGGACTTCACCGCCCTGGTTGACCTGCCGCGCGTCATGGCCTATGGGCGGACGCTGCTGGACGGCAACTGCCATCCCGATGTCGACGAAGACGAGAGCGTTTGCTACCTTGGCATCAACTATGCCGAATGGGTCGACAGCTTCGGCGAGGCTGGCGCTGCCGAAAAATACGCGCTGATGGGCCGGCGCGGTTTCCTGCCGCTGAACTTCATCGGCAAGGTCATTGATCATTTGAAGCCGGCACTCGTCGTCAGCACCAGTTCGCCACGTTCGGAGCAGGCCGCGATCGAGGCGGCCGTCGCGCGCGGCATCCCGGCGCTGACGATGATGGACCTGTTCGCGCTGCCGCACGACAATTTCCTGCGACAGTCGGTCTATGCCGACCGCATCACAGTGCTTTCGGAGTTCGTCAAACACAATCTCGCGGCGGCCGGCGTGGACGCCGCGCGCATCGAGGTGACCGGCTGTCCGGCCTACGACGCGATGTTTGACACGGCGAACGCTGAAGCGGGCCGGAAACTGCGCGAAGCCCTGGGCTGGGAGCATTGCCGCGTGCTCATGTGGGCTGGCAACCTCGAGGAGGATGCGCCCAATGTCGACGACTGTTACCGCGGTACCGGGCTGGGTATGTTGGTTGAGGGGCGCCTGCGCCAATGGGTCGAGAGCCATCCGGATGCCGCGCTCTTGATTCGCTACCATCCCAATCAATACCACCTGTTTCCATTGCCGGCGCCGCATCCTCGTATCTATTTCAGCAACCCGGCGACGGACAGGCTCCAGCCACAGCTGCATGCCGCCGATATGGTGCTGGTGCAGACCAGCACCGTCGGTTTCGAGGCCGCGCTGATTGGCAAGCGCCTGTTGACATTGTCTTTTTCGCCGATGGTTATCAACTTCGATTTCGACTACGGGGTGCTGGGTCTCGGCGAGGGCATCGCCTCGCTTGATGAGCTTGTCTCCGTGATTGACCGGCCGCCTGGCCGTCGCGTCGACCGGAGCGCTTTTCCCCCGCCCGGCGCCGCGACGCCGCGCGTGGTTTCCGTGATCGAGAACTTATTGAAGCGCGCTCCGCGCACAGGACAGACATGA
- a CDS encoding pseudaminic acid biosynthesis-associated methylase codes for MTYKTEQEAFWAGEFGTEYIDRNVGDVLLGANLDFFAKALRHAAGVESCIEFGANVGMNLRALQLLYPRQLHFGIEINPEAVARLAHHIPAEHIFQQSILDFEPPRIYDLVLIKTVLIHINPEFLPAVYDAMYRSAGRYILLAEYYSPTPVEISYRGHAGKLFKRDFCGEMLQAYSDLKLVDYGFAYRNDPVFPQDDINWFLMEKKS; via the coding sequence ATGACTTATAAAACCGAGCAGGAAGCCTTCTGGGCCGGAGAGTTTGGAACCGAATACATAGACCGCAATGTTGGCGATGTATTGCTAGGCGCCAATCTCGATTTTTTTGCCAAGGCGCTGCGCCACGCTGCGGGTGTTGAGAGCTGCATCGAGTTCGGCGCCAATGTCGGCATGAACCTCCGCGCACTGCAGCTGTTGTACCCGCGGCAGCTGCATTTCGGCATCGAGATCAATCCCGAGGCGGTCGCGCGACTCGCGCATCATATTCCGGCGGAGCATATTTTCCAGCAGTCGATCCTCGACTTCGAGCCGCCGCGGATCTATGACCTGGTGCTGATCAAGACTGTATTGATCCACATTAATCCGGAGTTTTTGCCGGCCGTTTACGATGCGATGTACCGCAGTGCTGGGCGCTATATCCTGCTTGCCGAGTATTACAGCCCTACACCGGTCGAAATCAGCTACCGAGGTCATGCGGGCAAACTGTTCAAGCGCGATTTTTGCGGCGAAATGTTGCAGGCCTACAGCGACCTGAAACTTGTCGACTACGGCTTCGCCTACCGCAATGACCCGGTTTTTCCGCAAGACGATATCAACTGGTTTTTGATGGAAAAAAAGTCCTAG
- a CDS encoding Gfo/Idh/MocA family protein, with the protein MSSATAKLKVLLIGCGNIAGGFDTDAAPGTPPRTHAGAYLAHGGFSLEACIEPDTAKREAFMQRWNVARGHADIAGAIGTEFDVISICSPTTAHHHDTLAALALRPRLVFCEKPICANLAQAEDLVQRCTAQDVLLAVNHNRRWDPEIVRLREELASGAWGALRSVSCHYNKGVLNNGSHMIDLLHDLLGSLELQHVGAPLADYWRDDPTVPALLRTRDGAEVSLNAGHAADYSLFEIQLVTEHAVIAMEDGGMRWRLRLAAPSPHFPGYRALPEGSIRPGGYLHTMSNAVANLHGALHAGAALASTGDSALAAQRVCERLRSASLESASLHTSRGTGTS; encoded by the coding sequence ATGAGTTCCGCCACGGCAAAACTCAAAGTACTGCTGATCGGCTGCGGCAATATTGCCGGAGGCTTCGACACAGACGCCGCCCCGGGCACGCCGCCGCGCACACACGCAGGGGCCTACCTCGCGCATGGCGGTTTCAGCCTGGAGGCTTGCATCGAGCCCGACACGGCGAAACGCGAGGCCTTCATGCAGCGCTGGAACGTGGCGCGAGGCCATGCGGACATCGCCGGGGCCATCGGCACGGAGTTCGACGTGATCAGCATCTGCTCACCGACCACGGCCCACCATCACGACACGCTGGCCGCGCTCGCGCTACGGCCGCGACTGGTGTTCTGCGAAAAGCCGATCTGTGCCAACCTCGCGCAGGCCGAAGACCTTGTGCAGCGATGCACCGCGCAGGACGTACTGCTCGCGGTCAACCACAACCGCCGCTGGGACCCCGAAATCGTGCGCCTGCGCGAAGAACTCGCGAGCGGCGCTTGGGGCGCATTGCGTTCGGTCAGTTGCCACTACAACAAGGGGGTTCTCAACAACGGCAGCCACATGATCGACCTGCTGCACGATCTGCTCGGTTCGCTTGAACTGCAGCATGTCGGCGCGCCGCTGGCTGACTATTGGCGCGACGACCCGACCGTACCAGCGCTGCTGCGCACGCGCGACGGCGCCGAGGTCAGTCTCAATGCCGGCCACGCCGCCGATTATTCGCTGTTCGAGATACAGCTCGTGACCGAGCACGCGGTCATTGCGATGGAGGACGGTGGCATGCGCTGGCGCCTGCGGCTGGCCGCGCCGAGTCCGCACTTCCCGGGCTATCGCGCGCTTCCCGAGGGCAGCATTCGCCCCGGCGGCTATTTGCACACGATGTCAAACGCGGTCGCGAACCTGCACGGCGCGCTGCACGCTGGCGCGGCGCTCGCAAGCACCGGTGACAGTGCACTCGCGGCGCAGCGCGTTTGCGAACGCCTGCGTTCCGCATCACTAGAATCAGCATCGCTCCACACCTCCCGAGGCACCGGGACATCTTGA